The Salvia miltiorrhiza cultivar Shanhuang (shh) chromosome 1, IMPLAD_Smil_shh, whole genome shotgun sequence genome has a window encoding:
- the LOC131001797 gene encoding uncharacterized protein LOC131001797: protein MGLINQSKSNGEGWGMGFLLVFFPEEDQNQESNNSNKKSNNLNQFSPSSSFKRSNSSHLIFKAQSTISICLLLLFTTLFLFTISTLPSTTTTAARRLYRVPRRHLSFEPPRFSSNLSHALQGMGTLYRRGTRAMSELVVAHAVESLTQHELRTFLRLFHRSPLAAKSDLLLIFPSKTAAFDAAILEENDSFVKLLSRYKSSNISHSSASFDVTQFTKLSKREKESGEPIWGRRIRSNSTGGGVDELTRLSYGSVAGFDVEELDPENSLSGFMDHVPMGLRRWACYPMLLGRVRRNFKHVMLVDVKEFLVLGDPLGRVRTQSPESVLVNAVAQGKHVKRNSDKTHPSRAKPVHSGVLMGGSRGIRRVCSKMLTDIVRASMQMQQQHKKRNSVGELALFNQLVGNDYVLKDVNLIVSTESVPEVSSLAGSGSKPGSHNLLRSNHDHGLIRRGNSNLDVNSVLIKQLCSFAIDSTVYSDCQ, encoded by the coding sequence atgggattGATTAACCAGAGCAAGAGCAATGGCGAAGGGTGGGGAATGGGATTCCTCCTAGTTTTCTTCCCTGAAGAAGATCAAAATCAAGAATCCAACAACAGCAACAAGAAATCCAACAATCTCAATCAATTTTCACCATCTTCATCATTCAAGCGCTCAAATTCATCACACCTAATCTTCAAAGCCCAATCCACAATCTCAATCTGCTTGCTCCTCCTCTTCACCACTCTCTTCCTCTTCACCATCTCCACGCTcccctccaccaccaccaccgccgcccgcCGCCTCTACCGCGTTCCCCGCCGCCACCTCAGCTTCGAACCGCCCCGATTCTCCTCCAATCTCTCGCATGCATTGCAAGGAATGGGCACTCTGTACAGACGCGGCACAAGAGCAATGAGCGAACTCGTCGTCGCTCATGCAGTCGAGTCGTTGACTCAGCACGAGTTGCGAACCTTCCTCCGCCTCTTCCACCGCTCTCCGCTCGCAGCAAAATCGGATCTTCTCCTCATATTCCCATCTAAAACCGCCGCCTTCGACGCCGCCATTCTCGAAGAGAACGACTCGTTCGTGAAGCTCCTGTCTCGGTACAAATCCAGCAATATTTCTCACTCATCAGCGAGTTTCGACGTGACCCAGTTCACGAAACTCagcaagagagagaaagaaagcgGCGAGCCAATCTGGGGGAGAAGAATTCGGAGCAATTCCACCGGAGGCGGCGTGGATGAGTTGACTCGGCTGAGTTACGGCTCGGTGGCGGGTTTCGACGTGGAGGAGCTCGACCCAGAAAACTCACTATCCGGGTTTATGGATCATGTCCCAATGGGTTTACGAAGATGGGCTTGCTACCCGATGCTGTTAGGTCGGGTCAGGAGGAATTTCAAGCACGTGATGTTAGTGGACGTGAAGGAATTTTTGGTACTCGGTGACCCACTCGGGCGAGTCAGGACTCAGAGCCCCGAGTCGGTCCTTGTAAACGCCGTCGCACAGGGCAAACACGTGAAGAGAAACTCGGATAAAACCCACCCGAGCCGGGCGAAACCGGTCCACTCGGGGGTTTTAATGGGCGGGTCGAGAGGGATCCGGAGAGTGTGCAGCAAAATGCTGACGGATATCGTTAGAGCGTCCATGCAGATGCAGCAGCAACACAAGAAGAGGAACTCGGTGGGTGAGTTGGCTCTTTTCAACCAACTCGTTGGAAACGACTACGTTTTGAAGGACGTCAACTTGATCGTGTCGACCGAGTCGGTGCCCGAGGTGAGTTCACTCGCCGGGTCGGGCTCTAAACCGGGTTCGCATAATTTGTTGAGGAGTAATCATGATCATGGCTTGATTAGGCGTGGAAATAGCAATTTGGATGTTAATTCCGTGTTAATAAAGCAATTGTGCTCGTTTGCTATAGATTCTACAGTTTATAGTGATTGTCAGTAG